Proteins encoded together in one Onychomys torridus chromosome 1, mOncTor1.1, whole genome shotgun sequence window:
- the Cnfn gene encoding cornifelin isoform X1, translated as MQFEMHDNVKGKAMSYPVTSQPQCASTCYQTQLSDWHTGLTDCCNDMPVCLCGTFAPLCLACRISDDFGECCCAPYLPGGLHSLRTGMRERYHIQGSVGHDWATLTFCLPCALCQMARELKIRE; from the exons CCATGTCTTACCCAGTGACCAGTCAGCCTCAGTGTGCCAGTACCTGCTACCAGACGCAGCTCAGCGATTGGCACACAGGCCTCACCGACTGCTGTAACGACATGCCCGTCT GTCTGTGCGGCACTTTTGCTCCACTGTGCCTCGCCTGCCGCATCTCTGACGACTTCGGGGAGTGCTGCTGTGCGCCCTACCTGCCCGGAGGCCTGCACTCGCTGCGCACAGGCATGCGGGAGCGCTACCACATCCAG GGCTCCGTCGGGCACGACTGGGCTACCCTCACCTTTTGCCTGCCCTGCGCCCTCTGTCAGATGGCACGGGAACTGAAGATCCGCGAGTAA
- the Cnfn gene encoding cornifelin isoform X2 — MSYPVTSQPQCASTCYQTQLSDWHTGLTDCCNDMPVCLCGTFAPLCLACRISDDFGECCCAPYLPGGLHSLRTGMRERYHIQGSVGHDWATLTFCLPCALCQMARELKIRE; from the exons ATGTCTTACCCAGTGACCAGTCAGCCTCAGTGTGCCAGTACCTGCTACCAGACGCAGCTCAGCGATTGGCACACAGGCCTCACCGACTGCTGTAACGACATGCCCGTCT GTCTGTGCGGCACTTTTGCTCCACTGTGCCTCGCCTGCCGCATCTCTGACGACTTCGGGGAGTGCTGCTGTGCGCCCTACCTGCCCGGAGGCCTGCACTCGCTGCGCACAGGCATGCGGGAGCGCTACCACATCCAG GGCTCCGTCGGGCACGACTGGGCTACCCTCACCTTTTGCCTGCCCTGCGCCCTCTGTCAGATGGCACGGGAACTGAAGATCCGCGAGTAA